The following proteins are encoded in a genomic region of Spirochaetota bacterium:
- a CDS encoding AMP-binding protein, producing MKTIAELIDLFKVEGDFRAVKVKEPEKKEYTFNQLFDEVMKVSSYLVSIGVKNGTKVAIFSDNRIEWLLSDLGCQYIGAIDVPRGSNISEGEIEYILNHSEINYIIIENKYIYEKIKNLKNKIPVVKKLIIIDEIENIDNSFDYIYFKDLLNFSEQNLQKYLPQINDCREKVKPEDLATIIYTSGTTGVPKGVMLTHYNIASDVIRLPDYIGVEKGDSALAILPTWHVYERTVEYIILYSKASIIYSKPFPSILLRDLEEENPQFLPSVPRVWEGVYEGILKNLMKKGKITFALFKFFYFFTKLRYYAYASFKGWVPIFSYKDEYLRKVKIPFNIIAYILLTPFYFLGNILIFKKIKAKLGKRFKAGVSGGGGLPRIVDDFFNGIGITLLEGYGLTETAPVVTVRHVKHPVMHTIGDLIPDVDIQIRDPENNVLGFGEKGIIWIKGPIVMKGYYKMEDKTKEVMDGEWFNSGDIGMMDINKRVKITGRAKNTIVLRGGENIEPEPIEEKLKESIFIKNVVVLGQDKRRLGALIIPDIDNLTKHFNVTVDEKFNLTEFLSRQEVINFYRDLIANTINIKNGFKRYEIIGNFKFIEKDFEAGVELTHTLKVKRNVVEEKYRKLIEELFVND from the coding sequence ATGAAAACTATAGCAGAATTAATTGATCTTTTTAAAGTAGAGGGGGACTTTCGAGCAGTAAAAGTTAAAGAACCTGAAAAAAAAGAGTATACTTTTAATCAACTTTTTGATGAAGTCATGAAGGTTTCATCATATTTAGTTTCTATTGGAGTTAAAAATGGCACAAAAGTTGCTATTTTTTCTGACAATAGAATAGAGTGGTTATTATCAGATTTGGGTTGTCAGTATATTGGAGCTATTGATGTTCCAAGAGGCAGCAATATCAGTGAAGGAGAAATAGAATATATTTTAAATCATTCAGAAATTAATTATATAATAATTGAGAATAAATATATTTATGAAAAAATAAAAAATTTAAAAAATAAAATACCTGTAGTTAAAAAATTAATAATAATCGATGAAATAGAAAATATTGATAATAGTTTTGATTATATATATTTTAAAGATCTATTAAATTTTAGCGAACAAAATCTTCAAAAATATTTACCACAAATAAATGATTGTAGAGAAAAGGTAAAACCTGAAGATTTAGCAACTATTATTTATACTTCGGGAACTACAGGAGTTCCTAAAGGTGTCATGTTAACTCATTATAATATAGCATCAGATGTAATAAGACTTCCTGATTATATTGGAGTTGAAAAGGGAGACTCAGCTTTAGCAATACTTCCAACATGGCATGTTTATGAAAGGACTGTCGAGTATATAATTTTATATTCAAAAGCTTCTATAATTTATTCAAAGCCATTTCCTTCAATTTTATTGAGAGATCTTGAAGAGGAAAACCCACAATTTTTGCCTTCTGTTCCAAGAGTTTGGGAAGGAGTATATGAAGGTATATTAAAGAATTTAATGAAAAAAGGGAAAATAACTTTTGCTCTTTTTAAGTTTTTTTATTTTTTTACAAAATTAAGATATTATGCATATGCTTCATTTAAAGGTTGGGTTCCAATTTTTTCATATAAAGATGAATATTTAAGAAAAGTCAAAATTCCATTTAATATTATAGCTTATATTTTATTAACACCTTTTTATTTTTTAGGCAATATTTTAATTTTTAAAAAAATAAAAGCTAAACTTGGAAAAAGGTTTAAAGCTGGTGTTTCTGGTGGAGGTGGTTTACCAAGAATAGTTGATGATTTTTTTAATGGAATTGGAATTACGCTTCTTGAAGGCTATGGTTTAACTGAAACAGCACCAGTTGTAACTGTTAGACATGTTAAACACCCTGTTATGCATACGATTGGTGATTTAATTCCTGATGTTGATATTCAGATAAGAGATCCTGAAAATAATGTATTAGGATTTGGAGAAAAAGGGATAATATGGATCAAAGGTCCTATTGTTATGAAAGGTTATTATAAAATGGAAGATAAAACTAAAGAGGTTATGGATGGTGAATGGTTTAATTCTGGTGATATAGGTATGATGGATATAAATAAAAGAGTAAAAATTACTGGTAGAGCTAAAAATACTATAGTTTTAAGAGGTGGTGAAAACATTGAACCTGAACCAATAGAGGAGAAATTGAAGGAATCAATTTTTATAAAGAATGTTGTCGTACTTGGTCAGGATAAAAGAAGATTAGGTGCTTTAATTATTCCTGATATTGATAATTTGACTAAACATTTTAATGTAACAGTTGATGAAAAATTTAATTTAACTGAATTTTTAAGCAGGCAAGAAGTTATAAATTTTTATAGAGATTTAATTGCAAATACAATTAATATTAAAAATGGATTTAAAAGATATGAAATAATAGGAAATTTCAAGTTTATTGAAAAAGATTTTGAGGCTGGAGTTGAGCTTACTCATACATTAAAAGTAAAAAGAAATGTTGTAGAAGAAAAGTACA